GGCATCTCCACCTGGGAGGTGCTGAGCACCCACGAACGCGCGCTGCACGCCCGCACCGGCGACGCCGGCAAGCTCGGCGACGGCACGCTCGCCGTCCCCGAGAGCGGCAACAAGGTTCCCGACATCCTCGACGAGGCCCGCTGGGAGCTGGAGTTCCTGCTCAGGATGCAGGTGCCCGACGACAAGCCGCTGGCCGGCATGGCCCACCACAAGATGCACGACGAGCAGTGGACCGGGCTGCCGCTGCTGCCCAGTGACGACCCGCAGAAGCGCGAACTGCACCCGCCGTCCACCGCGGCCACCCTGAACCTCGCGGCCACGGCCGCACAGGCGGCCCGCCTCTACCGGCCCTACGACAAGGCGTTCGCCGACAGGGCGCTGGCAGCCGCCCGCAAGGCCTGGTCGGCGGCGCTCGCCCACCCCGACCGCCACGCCTCCGAGAGCGACGGCATCGGCGGCGGCGCCTACCCCGACAGCGACGTCACCGACGACTTCTACTGGGCGGCGGCCGAGCTGTACCTCAGCACGGGGGAGAAGCGGTTCGCGGAGTACGTCCTGAAGTCGCCGGTCCACAATGCCGACATCTTCGGCCCGCTCGGCTTCGACTGGGCACGCACGGCCGCGGCGGGACGGCTCGACCTCGCCACGGTGCCGAACAAGCTGCCCGGCCGGGACAAGGTCCGCCGGTCCGTCGTCCAGGGCGCCGACCGCTACCTGGCCACGCTGAAGGCACACCCCTACGGCATGCCGTACGCGCCGGACGGCAACAAGTACGACTGGGGCTCCACCCACCAGATCCTCAACAACGCCGTCGTCCTCGCCACCGCGTACGACATCACCGGCGCCACGAAGTACCGGGACGGCGCGCTCCAGAGCATGGACTACATCCTGGGCCGCAACGCGCTGAACATCTCCTACGTCACCGGCTACGGCGAGGTCAGCGCCCAGAACCAGCACAGCCGCTGGTACGCCCGCCAGCTCGACCCGAACCTGCCGAACCCGCCGAAGGGCACCCTCGCGGGCGGACCGAACTCGAGCATCCAGGACCCCTACGCACAGAGCAAACTCCAGGGCTGTGTCGGCCAGTTCTGCTACATCGACGACATCCAGTCCTGGTCGACCAACGAGCACACGATCAACTGGAACGCCGCCCTGACCCGCATGGCCGCCTTCGTGGCGGACCAGGGGTAGCGAGGGGATGAGCCCGCCGCGTGCCGGGGGAGTCCACCGACAGGACGCCCCCGGCACGCGCGCGTAGCCTGGTGTCATGCCAGCGGTGCGGGTCGACGGCATCGAGGTCGCCTACGACCGGGTGGGCCAGGGCCCGCCCCTCGTGCTCGCGCACGGCGCCACGACGGACGCCCGCCTGTTCCGTCCGCAGGCCGAGGACCTGGCCGACGAGTTCACCGTCGTCGCCTGGGACGAACCGGGTGCGGGCCGCTCCTCCGACGTACCGCCGTCCTTCACGCTGGCCGACTACGCCCGCTGTCTGGCGGCCGTCATCGAGGACGTGGATCTAGGCCCGGCGCATGTCCTCGGCCTGTCCTGGGGCGGGACTGTCGTACTGGAGCTCTACCGGCACCACCCCGAGCTCGTCCGGACGCTGCTCCTCGTGGACACCTACGCGGGCTGGAAAGGCTCGCTGCCTCCGGCGGAGGTGCGGTCGCGGGTCGAGGGGGCGGAGCGGATGCTCGCGGTCCCGGACGAGGAGTTCGCACCGACCATGCCCGGCCTGTTCGCCGGGCGGCCACCGGCCGAAGTCGTCCGCCTGCTGTCCGTGATGTCCGCCGACACCCGGCCCCGGAGCATGCGGACGGAACTCACCATCATGGCCGAGGCCGACCAGCGCGACCTGCTGCCCAGGATCACGGTGCCGACCCTGCTGCTGTGGGGCGAGCTCGACACCCGCTCGCCGGTGGACCTCGTCGCCCGTCCGCTCCTGGAGGCGATCCCGGAGGCCACCCTGGTCGTGCTGCCCGGCACCGGGCACCTCAGCAACATCGAGGCTCCGGAGCCGTTCAACCGGACTGTCCGGGAGTTCTGTCGGGCCCACTCCTGAGCACGAGTTCCGCAGGCCGCTCATGGGCGGTCAGGGTGTGCAACCGGGCCTGGTCGAGCGGCTCGTGCACCTCGACGTACTCGCCGTGCGGCAGCCGCTTGATCACGCCGGTGGCCCGGCCGTGCAACACCAGCTCCCGGTCGCGTAGCTGCAGCCCCAGGCAGATCCGCCGGGTGACGACGAAGACGACCGCCGGGACGACGAACATCGCGATCCGCACCGCCCAGGTCACCGTGTTGATCGACAGATGGAAGCGGGTCGCCACGATGTCGTTGCCGCCGCCCGCCAGCAGCACCAGGTAGAGGCTGATCCAGGCCGCCCCGATCGCCGTGCGGACCGGGCGGTTGCGCGGCCGGTCCAGCAGATGGTGCTCGTGCCTGTCCCCGGTGAACCTGGCCTCCAGGAACGGGTACACGCCGATGAACAGCAGCAGCAGCGGGAACACCACGATCGGGATGAACACGCCCAGCACCAGCGTGTGGCCCCACAGTGTGATCTCCCAGCCGGGCATGATCCGCACCAGTCCCTCGGCGAAACCGAGGTACCAGTCGGGCTGGGCGCCCGTGGACACCTGGTCGGCGCGGTAGGGGCCGTACGACCATACCGGGTTGATCGTCGCCACCGCCGCCATCAGCGTGAGCACTCCGAACACCAGGAAGAAGAAGCCGCCCGCCTTCGCCAGGTACACCGGCATGAAGGGCGCGCCCACGACGTTGCGTTCGGTGCGCCCGGGGCCCGCGAACTGGGTGTGCTTGTGGTACACGACCAGCAGCACGTGGACGACGATCAGCGCCGCCATGACCCCGGGGATCAGCAGGACGTGCAGCGAGTAGAAGCGGGCCACGATGTCGTCGCCGGGGAACTCGCCGCCGAACAGGAACATCGCCAGGTACGTCCCCACGATCGGCACCGACAGCAGCGCGCCGTGCACGAACCTCAGGCCCGTGCCCGACAGCAGGTCGTCCGGCAGCGAGTAGCCGAACAGGCCCTCGAACAGGCCGAGGAAGAGCAGCAGCCAGCCGAACAGCCAGTTGACCTCCCGCGGCTTGCGGAACGAGCCCGTGAAGAAGTGCCGCATCATGTGCGTCAGCATCCCGGCGACGAAGACCAGCGCCGCCCAGTGGTGCATCTGCCGGATCAGCAGCCCGCCGCGCACGTCGAAGCTGATGTCCAGCGTGGAGGCGTACGCCTCGGACATGCGCACGCCGTTCAGCGGCGTGTAACTCCCCTGGTACGTCACCTCGTTCATCGACGGATGGAAGAACAGCGTCAGATACACGCCGGTGAGGACCAGCACCACGAAGCTGTACAGGCAGATCTCGCCGAGCAGGAAGGACCAGTGGTCGGGGAACACCTTGCGCAGGTACTTCCGGCCGAGCGTGTGGGTGCCGAGCCGGCCGTCGAACCAGTCCGCGAGCCGCTCGCCGCGTCCGGGGCTCACGCCGCCTCCCTGGGCAGGTGGGCGAGCTTGTCCGGGTTGGCGACGACGTAGATGCCGCACACCCGGTCGCCCTCCGGGGTGAGGTCCAGGACCAGGACGGCGTAGGGCGCGTCGCCGTCGAACAGGACCGCCGCGTCGTCGCCGTTCACGCGCCGGTAGCGGAACACCGGGTTGCTCGGGCCGCCCCGTCCGGAGGTGAGCAGCCGGGCCACCTTGTCCCGGCCGTGCACCGGGCGCAGGCTCGCCGGCCTGCGCTTGCCGCCGGCGTCCGTCCACGCCGTGACGTCCGGCGCGAGCACCTCCATCAGCTCGGCGATGTCCCCGCCGAGCGCCGCCCGCACGAACCGCTCGGTCGCCTCCCTACGCACCCGCGGATGCGCCTCGTACCGGGGCCGCCGCGCGTGCACATGCTCCCGGGCCCGGTGCGCCAACTGCCGTACGGCGGCGGGGGAGCGGTCGATGATCTCGGCTATCTCGGCGTGCGGGTAGCCGAACACCTCGCCCAGGACGAACACGGCCCGCTCCAGCGGGGTCAGCGCCTCCAGGACCACCAGCATCGCCAGCGACACCGACTCGGAGCGCAGGGCCGGGCCGTCGGCGGTGTCGGCTCCCTCGTCGGCGACCAGGGGTTCGGGCAGCCAGGAGCCCACGTACGTCTCCTGCCTGCGGCTGATCACGGCGCGGCGCCGCAGCGCGTGGTTGACCGCCACCCGGACCAGGTAGGCCCGGGGATTGTCGACGCCGGCCAGGGGAGCGCCCCCGCCGCGGGCCGTCCAGGACAGCCATGTCTCCTGCAGGACGTCCTCGGTGTCGGCGACGCTGCCGAGCATGTTGTAGACGACGCCGAACAGCAGCTCGCGATGGTCGACGAACACCCCGGTCGCCTCGTCGAGCGGGGTTGCGGTGCCGGGTACGGGGATCTCGGTCATGCGTGGTCCTCCCAGAGACGCGCTCACCACTGCGAGCCGCGCGGGGCCCCGGAATGTGACATCGGGCCGTGCGATGTGATGCAGATCTCAGCGGATGGCCGACGGCGCACTTCCTTCGGTACCGCCGGACCTACCCCCTGACCTGGGGGTATTTACGAGTCAGTACCCGAGCGGTACCGTGAAGGCATGCCAGCTCTCAACGTGGAGTTCAGCGACCGCGAACTTGAGGACCTGCGGCAGATCGCCAAGGAGCGCGGTACGTCCATGAAGGCACTCGTGCGGGAGGCGGCCGCGGCCGACATAGCCCGCCACCGGGCCCTCCAGGAGGGCGCGGAGGCCTTCCGCAGGTTCTTCGCGACCCACGCCGACGAGTTCGCCGCCGCCTTCCCCGACGACGAACCGCCCAGCAAGGGCGAAGGGCGGGCCGCCTGACCGATGGCACCCGTCATCCATATCGACGTGCCGTGGCTGCTCCAGCGCCACGAGGAGGTCCTGCCGGACCAGCCCACCGTCAACGACTTCTCCGCGCTCGTCGCCGCCGTCGCCCGGCACCGCGTCGACCCGCCGCGCCTCGGGGTGAACTCCGACGCGGCCTGGCGGGCCGCCGCGCTGCTGCACACCATCACCGTGCTCCGGCCGCTGCCCTCGGCCAACGCCCGCTTCGCATGTGCGACGGCCGTGGCGTACATGTTCGTCAGCGGTGTCGGCATCGACCCGCCCTACGGCGCCCTCGTCGACCTCGCCCGCGACCTGATGTCCGGCACGACCGACGTCTACGGCGCGGCGGACCGGCTGCGGTCCTGGCAGATCTGAAAATGTCGAAAACCGGTGCGACCGGCGCGTATCCGTTCCCGTTTCTGACTTTCTGTCAATGGCCTTGATGTTGCACGGGCGCCTTGTTGGTCGTGTGGGGGTTGTGCAAGAGTGAAACGCACGTGCGGGGGGAATGGCCGAGTGTCGCACGCGTTTTGCAGACCGGGTCCGATTCGCCGTCGGTGAATTCGCACCCCCCGCGCCGCGCCAAAAAAGGTACGCACCAACCGGGCTCCTTTTTCGGCGGCAGGACTTCTGTGTGTCGCATGCGCGTGGGAAGGAACCATCTCAGTGCCCACCCCCCACCCCCCTCGTCCCCCCTATCCCCCGCCCGGCGGGGATCACGGGGAATCCGATGAATCTCTCGCCGCCCCGCTGAGAGGCAGCCCGGAGGGCGAGGTCGCCGCCCATTCCGTCGCGCTGCTGATGGCGCGGCACTGGCAGCCGGTGCACGAGTACGCGGTCATCTGTCTCGCCTCGTCGGCGCAGGTCGCCGAGATGGTCACGGGAATCGCCTTCCACCGGACGCTGAACCGCCTCGCCTTCGGCGAGTCGGCCGTCGCGCTGCGCCCGGCGCTTCTGGTGACCGTGCGCGACACGGTCCGGGAGTGGTCCGGCGACGATCGAATATCCGCCGTACTGCCGGCGTTGCAGAAACCGGCCGGAGGGCGCGGGCTGCGCGCGGCGACGTCCATGACGCCCGAAAATCGTGTCCTCGCGGAGCGGGCATTTCAGGCACTTCCCGCAGTCGCGCGCTGTTTGCTCTGGCACGTCGAGGTCGAGGCCGATCCTTTAAGCGTCCCGGCTGGTCTGCTGGGTATGGATACCGACATCGCGTCGGCCGCACTCGAACAAGCGCGTGATAAATTCCGCGAGGGTTGTGTACATGCCCATCGTGAACTCGCGCCGACCCAGGACTGCCGCTTCTACAATCGCCTCCTCGACGTCCCGATCCGCCGGGGCGGCGCACTGCTGCCCGACGTCCAGGAGCATCTGGCGGAGTGCCGCCACTGCCGGAACGCGGCCGAACAGCTGAGCCATTTCGAGGGCGGGCTGGGCACGTTGATCGCCGAAGCGGTGCTCGGCTGGGGCGTCCGCCGTTACCTCGACTCGCGCCCGGGCCGGTCCTCGCACGGCACGCGGGGCGGGCGCGCGGGCCGGCGCGGCGCAGGGCGGGGCGACGGGCGGCCCATGGGCGGACGCCACCGCCTGCTGTCCCGGTTCCCCATGCAGGTCCGCCGGGTTCCGGGCGTGCGCATCCCGGGAGCGCTGCGCTCCTCACGGGCGCTGCTCTCGGGCGTCGGCGCGGTGTCGGCCGGGGTACTGGCGACCGTGCTCATCATCAGCGCGTCGTCCTATGACGGCGGCCAGGCCGACCCGGCCGGCTCCAGCAGCGCCGCCGGCGGCAACGGCGCCGAGTCCCTGACGCCGCCCGGCACGGCCGGGCTTCCCACGGCACCGGGCGTGACGCGGCTGCGCAACGCCGGCGCCGGCCTGTGCCTCGACGTCCGGGACCTGCCCAAGGAGGGCTCGGGGACGCAGCTGGCGGGGTGCTCGACGGCTTGGACCCAGCAGTGGACGTACGAGAACGACGGGCTGTTGCGCAGCGTCGCCGATCCCGGCCTGTGCCTGGACTCGCACAAGGACGCCGGCGTCGTCGTCCTCGGCACCTGCGCCGAGGTCGACGCCGAGCGGGGCGACGACGTGCGCTACGACCTCACCGTGCAGGGGGAGTTGCTGCCCCGCTGGGACGAGCAGCTCGCCCTCGCCGCCACCAACGACGACCCCGGTGCCGACGTCGTCGTCAAGGTCCGCGACCGCTCCGACGCACAGCGCTGGCAGGCCGAGCCCGTCCCGACGACGGCGGGTTCCCTGTCGATCGAGGAGCAGGAGGGGCCGACGGCCCGGCAGGTGACCCTGCCCCACGGCCGTACGGTGTGAGCCCCGGGGCCTGAGCGGGGCTGCGCGGCGCACGCGTCGCGCAGCCCATCTGCTCAGGCCGGGGCCTCGATGAGGTCGCCCGGACCGATCGTGCCCGGCGTGGCGTGGCCCGACAGGGCCAGAGTGAGGTCGAGTTCGGCCAGCAGGCAGCGGATGACGTGTTCGACGCCCGGCCGGCCGTCGAGACCGAGGCCGTAGACGTACGGGCGGCCGACGAGGACGGCGCGGGCGCCGAGGGCGAGTGCCTTGAAGATGTCGTCGCCGGTGCGGATGCCGCTGTCGAAGAGGACGGTGAGCCGGTCGCCCACGGCCTGAGCCACGCGGGGCAGCGCGTCGGCCGCCGCGACGGACCCGGCCACCTGGCGCCCGCCGTGGTTGGAGACGACGACACCGTCCATGCCCGCCTGTGCGGCCTGCCGGGCGTCGTCCGGGTGCAGCACGCCCTTGAGGACGATCGGGCCGTCCCAGTTCTCCCGCAGGAACGCCAGGTCCGGCCAGCTCTTCGCCGGGTCGGCGAACATCTCGACGAAGTGCATCACGGCCGCGTTCGGATCCTCGTGCACCGGCTTGGCCAGACCCGCCTGGAACGCCGGGTCCGAGAAGTAGTTGGCCGTGCCGACGCCGCGCAGGAACGGCAGATACGCCTGGTCGAGATCGCGCGGCCGCCACGCCAGCAGCGGCGTGTCCAGGGTGACCACGAGCACGCTGAACCCGGCCGCCCTCGCTCGGCTCAGGAAACTGCGGGCCACCTCGGGGTCCCTGGGCCAGTACAGTTGGAACCACCGCTCGGCGTCGCCCATCGCCTCGGCGACCTGCTCCATGGGCGTGCTCGACGCGGACGACAGGACGAAGGGCACGCCCTGCGCGGCGGCGGCCCGGGCCGCGGCGGACTCGGCGTCCGGGGTGCATGATCGACAGCACGCCGACCGGAGCCAGCGCCAGCGGGGCCGGCAGGGCGCGGCCCAGCACCTCGACCGACAGGTCCCTCTCGTGCACGTCCCGCAGCATGCGCGGCACGATCCGACGACGCTCCAGGGCCGCCCGGTTGGCGCGGGCCGTGCTGCCGTTGCCCGCCACATAGCCGACCGGGCCGGGCCCGAGCCGCTGCTCGGTCAGCTCCTCCAGCCGGGTCAGATCGGTGGGCAGCCGCGGTACGGCACCCGTCATCCCGTTCAGATAGATCTCGTACTGGAAGTCCGCCCAGTGCTTGCCCACCGTACGCAACCGCCTCTCGCCGTCTCCTCGTCGAGACCGTGCCTGGGGCCGACGATACCGAGCGGTATGCGCGACGGCGGATCAGGGGCGGCTCCCCGCCGCGTCCAGGAGGCGGGCGAGTGCGTGCGGCTGCGAGAACATCGGCCAGTGGCCGGTGTCCAGCTCCACGAGCTCCCAGCTGTCGCTCTTGAGGAGCTCGGCCACCGCCGGCATCGGCTCGTCCCCGTCGAGGAGGCACTTCACATACGTCGCCGGGAGCTCACCCAACGGACCGGCGAGCACGGCCGGTTCGGTGAGTGTGGCACCCGGATGCGGTGAACCGCCGACGATCCGGGCGATCTGCTCGTCCGTCAGTCCCTGCCCCGCGTAGTCCGGCGCGCCGAGCGGCGGCCAGAACCCGTCGTGCTCGGCGATCGCCTGCCGCACGGGGTCGCTCGGCCAGCCCGACAGGAACGACTCCCCGTCCACCGGCACGTTCGCGTCGACGAACACCACGCGCCGCAGCCGCTCCCCGATCCGCTGGGCGGCCTGCCCGACCGGTATGCCCGCGTAGCTGTGCCCCACGAGGACGACGTCGCTCAGGCCGCGGCGCTCCACCTCGTCGACGACGTCCCGCACGTGCGTCTGCTGCCCGGCCGGTACCCCCTGCTTCTCGGCGAGGCCCGAGAGCGTCAGCGGATGGACGTCATGCCCGGCGCCGCGCAGCTCCGCGGCCACCTCGTCCCACGCCCACGCCCCGAGCCACGTCCCTGCCACCAGTACGAAGTTGGTCATGCCGGCAACTTAGCCGAGGGGTCTGACAACGCCCCCTCGGCGCCGGGCCCGGTGATCGGCGGCACCGGCACGTCGGCCGTCCGGGCCAGCCGCGCGCCCTCGGGCCCGTACACCGCCCGGGGTTCGGGGAACAGCCGTAGCAGCGTCAGGAACAGCACCGCCGCCGCCACCAGTGACACGGGCAGACCGATGTCGACGCCGTTCGCGAGGTCGCCGAGCGGCCCGACGAACTGCCCGGGCATGTTGGTGAAGAGGACACCGATCAGCGCCGACACCCACCAGGCGGTCATGCCCCGCCAGTTCCAGCCGTGCGCGAACCAGTAACGTCCGCCGCGCTGACGGCGGTTGAAGACCTGGAGCGCCTCCGGGTCGTACCAGCCGCGCCGCGTCCAGTAGCCCAGCATCATCACGACCATCCACGGCGTGGTGCAGGTGACGATCATCGTGGCGAAGGTCGAGATGGACCGCACGAGGTCGAGTCCGAACCGGCCCGCGAAGATGAACCCGATCGACAACGCGCCGACCAGCAGCGTCGCCCGGACCCGGGACAGCCTCGGGAACACCGACGAGAAGTCGAGCCCGGTCCCGTAGAGCGCCGTCGTGCCCGTCGCCATGCCGCCGATCAGCGCGAGCAGGCACACCGGCAGGAAGAACCAGCCCGGCGAGATCGCGAGCAGCCCGCCCACGAAGTCGGGGGCCGCCGGATCGACGTACTGCGGAGCCTTGTTCGCGATGATGCTCGCGGTCGTCAGGCCGAACAGGAACGGCAGCAGTGTCGCGAGCTGCGACAGGAACGCGGCCCCGATCACCTTCCGGCGCGGGGTGCTGGCCGGGATGTAACGCGACCAGTCGCCGAGGAACGCCCCGAACGACACCGGGTTCGACAGCACGATCAGCGCCGCCCCGATGAACGACGGCCAGAACAGGGCCGTCGTCGCCGCGTCCGCCGAGTCGGTGAAGACGCCCGCGTACGAGGGGTCGAAGTCATCCGCGAACGCCACGGCGCCGAGCAGGAACAGCGCGCTCGCCGACGTCACAGCGATCTTGTTGACGAACAGCATGAACCGGAAGCCGTAGACGCACACCGCGAGGACCAGTACCGCGAACAGCGCGTACGCGACGGCGTAGGACAGGTCGTCCCGGGCGAGACCGAAGAGCCGGTGGGCGCCGCCGACCAGGGCGTCGCCGGAGCTCCACACCGAGATGGAGAAGAACGCCACGGCCGTCAGCAGGGACAGGAACGAGCCGACCACGCGGCCGTGCACACCCAGGTGCGCGGAGGACGACACGGCGTTGTTGGTGCCGTTGACCGGGCCGAACACCGCCATCGGGGCCAGGATCAGCGCGCCCGCGACGACCCCGAGGAGGGTGGCCGCGAGGCCCTGCCGGAAGGAGAGGCCGAACAGGATCGGGAAGGCGCCGAGGACGCAGGTGGAGAAGGTGTTGGCGCCGCCGAAGGCGAGCCGGAAAAGGTCCAGCGGGGTGGCGGTGCGCTCGGTGTCGGGGATGCGGTCCACACCGTGGGTCTCGACCTCCGTCAGGGACGGGGGAGACGCGTCGGGGGAGGGGAGGTCGGTGCCCGGGGGACGTTCGGCCGGCGAGGACAAGAGGGCTCCAGCGGGGACGGGGCGGTGGAGCGCGGGGTGGCGCGGCGGCGTGGCGGACGGCCGCTCGCCGGCGCCTGGGTGTGCGGCGGCGTGCGGATCCCGTCCTCTGGGGTGCTGCCGACGGTAGGGCGCCGCGGGCGAACGACACCAGAGGACGGTTCATCCAGTCTCGGCGTTGTCAGTGGACGAATCCTCCACTGAGACG
The genomic region above belongs to Streptomyces coeruleorubidus and contains:
- a CDS encoding glycoside hydrolase family 9 protein; the encoded protein is MKRRRTVLLSLTALLATALTALPSAPAGAEETEQVRNGTFDTTMDPWWATSNVTAGLSDGRLCADVPGGTTNRWDAAVGQNDITLVKGESYRFSFSAAGTPAGHVVRAIVGLSVSPYDTYHEVTPQLSVSGDTYSYTFTSPVDTAQGQVAFQLGGSADPWRLCMDDVSLLGGVAPEPYEPDTGPRVRVNQVAYLPAGPKNATLVTDATAKLPWQLKTSDGTVVARGTTVPRGVDASSGQNVHTIDFGAYRKKNTGLTLVADGETSRPFDIDASAYERLRVDSAKYYYTQRSGIAIREDLRPGYGRPAGHVGVAPNKGDTAVPCQPGVCDYTLDVSGGWYDAGDHGKYVVNGGISTWEVLSTHERALHARTGDAGKLGDGTLAVPESGNKVPDILDEARWELEFLLRMQVPDDKPLAGMAHHKMHDEQWTGLPLLPSDDPQKRELHPPSTAATLNLAATAAQAARLYRPYDKAFADRALAAARKAWSAALAHPDRHASESDGIGGGAYPDSDVTDDFYWAAAELYLSTGEKRFAEYVLKSPVHNADIFGPLGFDWARTAAAGRLDLATVPNKLPGRDKVRRSVVQGADRYLATLKAHPYGMPYAPDGNKYDWGSTHQILNNAVVLATAYDITGATKYRDGALQSMDYILGRNALNISYVTGYGEVSAQNQHSRWYARQLDPNLPNPPKGTLAGGPNSSIQDPYAQSKLQGCVGQFCYIDDIQSWSTNEHTINWNAALTRMAAFVADQG
- a CDS encoding alpha/beta fold hydrolase — encoded protein: MPAVRVDGIEVAYDRVGQGPPLVLAHGATTDARLFRPQAEDLADEFTVVAWDEPGAGRSSDVPPSFTLADYARCLAAVIEDVDLGPAHVLGLSWGGTVVLELYRHHPELVRTLLLVDTYAGWKGSLPPAEVRSRVEGAERMLAVPDEEFAPTMPGLFAGRPPAEVVRLLSVMSADTRPRSMRTELTIMAEADQRDLLPRITVPTLLLWGELDTRSPVDLVARPLLEAIPEATLVVLPGTGHLSNIEAPEPFNRTVREFCRAHS
- a CDS encoding cytochrome b, with amino-acid sequence MSPGRGERLADWFDGRLGTHTLGRKYLRKVFPDHWSFLLGEICLYSFVVLVLTGVYLTLFFHPSMNEVTYQGSYTPLNGVRMSEAYASTLDISFDVRGGLLIRQMHHWAALVFVAGMLTHMMRHFFTGSFRKPREVNWLFGWLLLFLGLFEGLFGYSLPDDLLSGTGLRFVHGALLSVPIVGTYLAMFLFGGEFPGDDIVARFYSLHVLLIPGVMAALIVVHVLLVVYHKHTQFAGPGRTERNVVGAPFMPVYLAKAGGFFFLVFGVLTLMAAVATINPVWSYGPYRADQVSTGAQPDWYLGFAEGLVRIMPGWEITLWGHTLVLGVFIPIVVFPLLLLFIGVYPFLEARFTGDRHEHHLLDRPRNRPVRTAIGAAWISLYLVLLAGGGNDIVATRFHLSINTVTWAVRIAMFVVPAVVFVVTRRICLGLQLRDRELVLHGRATGVIKRLPHGEYVEVHEPLDQARLHTLTAHERPAELVLRSGPDRTPGQSG
- a CDS encoding sigma-70 family RNA polymerase sigma factor, whose product is MTEIPVPGTATPLDEATGVFVDHRELLFGVVYNMLGSVADTEDVLQETWLSWTARGGGAPLAGVDNPRAYLVRVAVNHALRRRAVISRRQETYVGSWLPEPLVADEGADTADGPALRSESVSLAMLVVLEALTPLERAVFVLGEVFGYPHAEIAEIIDRSPAAVRQLAHRAREHVHARRPRYEAHPRVRREATERFVRAALGGDIAELMEVLAPDVTAWTDAGGKRRPASLRPVHGRDKVARLLTSGRGGPSNPVFRYRRVNGDDAAVLFDGDAPYAVLVLDLTPEGDRVCGIYVVANPDKLAHLPREAA
- a CDS encoding toxin Doc, with the translated sequence MAPVIHIDVPWLLQRHEEVLPDQPTVNDFSALVAAVARHRVDPPRLGVNSDAAWRAAALLHTITVLRPLPSANARFACATAVAYMFVSGVGIDPPYGALVDLARDLMSGTTDVYGAADRLRSWQI
- a CDS encoding RICIN domain-containing protein; the encoded protein is MPTPHPPRPPYPPPGGDHGESDESLAAPLRGSPEGEVAAHSVALLMARHWQPVHEYAVICLASSAQVAEMVTGIAFHRTLNRLAFGESAVALRPALLVTVRDTVREWSGDDRISAVLPALQKPAGGRGLRAATSMTPENRVLAERAFQALPAVARCLLWHVEVEADPLSVPAGLLGMDTDIASAALEQARDKFREGCVHAHRELAPTQDCRFYNRLLDVPIRRGGALLPDVQEHLAECRHCRNAAEQLSHFEGGLGTLIAEAVLGWGVRRYLDSRPGRSSHGTRGGRAGRRGAGRGDGRPMGGRHRLLSRFPMQVRRVPGVRIPGALRSSRALLSGVGAVSAGVLATVLIISASSYDGGQADPAGSSSAAGGNGAESLTPPGTAGLPTAPGVTRLRNAGAGLCLDVRDLPKEGSGTQLAGCSTAWTQQWTYENDGLLRSVADPGLCLDSHKDAGVVVLGTCAEVDAERGDDVRYDLTVQGELLPRWDEQLALAATNDDPGADVVVKVRDRSDAQRWQAEPVPTTAGSLSIEEQEGPTARQVTLPHGRTV
- a CDS encoding alpha/beta fold hydrolase; the protein is MTNFVLVAGTWLGAWAWDEVAAELRGAGHDVHPLTLSGLAEKQGVPAGQQTHVRDVVDEVERRGLSDVVLVGHSYAGIPVGQAAQRIGERLRRVVFVDANVPVDGESFLSGWPSDPVRQAIAEHDGFWPPLGAPDYAGQGLTDEQIARIVGGSPHPGATLTEPAVLAGPLGELPATYVKCLLDGDEPMPAVAELLKSDSWELVELDTGHWPMFSQPHALARLLDAAGSRP
- a CDS encoding purine-cytosine permease family protein → MSSPAERPPGTDLPSPDASPPSLTEVETHGVDRIPDTERTATPLDLFRLAFGGANTFSTCVLGAFPILFGLSFRQGLAATLLGVVAGALILAPMAVFGPVNGTNNAVSSSAHLGVHGRVVGSFLSLLTAVAFFSISVWSSGDALVGGAHRLFGLARDDLSYAVAYALFAVLVLAVCVYGFRFMLFVNKIAVTSASALFLLGAVAFADDFDPSYAGVFTDSADAATTALFWPSFIGAALIVLSNPVSFGAFLGDWSRYIPASTPRRKVIGAAFLSQLATLLPFLFGLTTASIIANKAPQYVDPAAPDFVGGLLAISPGWFFLPVCLLALIGGMATGTTALYGTGLDFSSVFPRLSRVRATLLVGALSIGFIFAGRFGLDLVRSISTFATMIVTCTTPWMVVMMLGYWTRRGWYDPEALQVFNRRQRGGRYWFAHGWNWRGMTAWWVSALIGVLFTNMPGQFVGPLGDLANGVDIGLPVSLVAAAVLFLTLLRLFPEPRAVYGPEGARLARTADVPVPPITGPGAEGALSDPSAKLPA